From Schistocerca americana isolate TAMUIC-IGC-003095 chromosome 9, iqSchAmer2.1, whole genome shotgun sequence, the proteins below share one genomic window:
- the LOC124550771 gene encoding leucine-rich repeat-containing protein 15-like, with product MLRSLPRDLFCDTKELKLLLVQNNLKLRSLDRDVFRDGSRLEDVILDHNNISSLERDVFTHLTNVKRLNLAYNKIRILPEGIFRDNQELQELRLSGNPVHINARVARSLLRNSVKLRVLLMRKCNLQNLPTGLLGNASNLEWLDLSHNKISKFPAEFIQNCTKLAYLGLAYNELKVLGSDLVFLHGGSLAALTLEGNPWHCDCDILPLASWASLRKDAVPEWPNCSSPHGVKKEPLQHWFHSKNETKCGDATLLLRADLNRVLSVARAIAERGPNFSTDLLPVSDKEVSFTATN from the exons ATGCTGAGATCACTGCCAAGAGATCTCTTCTGTGACACTAAAGAGTTGAAGCTACTGCTGGTACAGAACAACCTCAAGTTGAGATCATTGGATCGTGATGTCTTCAGAGATGGCAGCAGGCTTGAGGATGTTATTCTGGATCACAACAACATCAGTTCACTGGAACGAGATGTGTTCACTCACCTGACAAATGTCAAGAGGCTGAACCTAGCCTACAATAAAATCAGGATCCTGCCTGAGGGTATCTTTAGAGATAACCAAGAACTACAGGAGCTGAGGCTGTCGGGGAACCCAGTGCACATAAATGCACGTGTTGCCAG GAGTCTGCTGAGAAACAGTGTCAAACTGCGAGTGCTTCTGATGCGCAAGTGCAACCTACAGAACCTCCCGACTGGCCTTCTAGGAAATGCATCGAATCTGGAATGGCTGGACCTGTCACACAACAAGATCTCCAAATTCCCTGCAGAGTTCATCCAGAACTGTACAAAGCTGGCCTACTTAGGACTCGCCTACAATGAGCTCAAGGTCCTCGGCTCAGACCTGGTGTTCCTGCATGGTGGATCTCTTGCTGC TTTGACACTGGAAGGCAACCCTTGGCACTGTGACTGTGACATTCTGCCCCTGGCCAGCTGGGCCAGTTTGCGGAAAGACGCAGTGCCAGAGTGGCCTAACTGCAGCTCTCCACACGGAGTCAAGAAAGAGCCCCTACAGCACTGGTTCCACAGCAAAAATGAGACAAAGTGTGGTGATGCCACCTTGCTGCTGCGTGCAGACCTGAACCGAGTGCTGTCCGTGGCTCGTGCCATCGCAGAGCGAGGACCGAACTTCTCTACAGACTTGCTTCCTGTCTCTGATAAAGAAGTCAGCTTCACTGCCACAAATTAG
- the LOC124550772 gene encoding transcription initiation factor TFIID subunit 12-like: MTDADIDGVVWHWARFLEKVLNRRHLHYTEAVAEKSLNRTRIEPLTTTTTKPPAARAVKQRLRLKGFQPLMNFTYIMKNVPENLTKVVDDGIEEELKILFGVINGTSTTSPNATAASMAALNSTGVVTAVTPNTVVVTTNVTLAPFSRNSTTVTTTPATPAAATISTSLPPTPVTRLLNLPSVAANTPLSASASSVVPVNAVLNVTSPTNRTSVTNQNVTNSTSSIPALSATTASANGTTVPSKMPNATKQMVAGLRSELCEVLSILLLSIDRAKWDAAEQDVIKGEELRALQSLENKKKSVTPNQLNPPKQSTIPKNPSHVQSSAKSCKLIQPQLTVLVAILTLLAPSLV; the protein is encoded by the coding sequence ATGACTGATGCTGACATTGACGGCGTGGTGTGGCACTGGGCACGGTTCCTGGAGAAGGTTCTGAATAGGCGGCACCTCCACTACACTGAGGCAGTTGCCGAGAAGAGCCTCAACCGGACCAGGATTGAGCCACTCACAACTACCACCACAAAGCCACCAGCAGCCAGAGCTGTCAAGCAACGACTCAGGCTGAAGGGCTTTCAACCACTCATGAATTTCACTTACATTATGAAGAATGTCCCAGAGAACCTGACAAAAGTAGTTGATGATGGTATTGAGGAAGAGCTGAAGATTCTGTTTGGAGTCATCAATGGCACTAGCACCACAAGCCCAAATGCTACAGCAGCCAGCATGGCAGCACTGAATTCTACAGGTGTTGTCACAGCTGTCACCCCAAACACTGTTGTAGTCACCACAAATGTGACCCTGGCTCCTTTCTCACGAAACAGTACTACTGTCACTACAACACCTGCAACTCCAGCTGCTGCAACTATCTCCACTTCTTTACCTCCCACACCAGTCACACGACTTCTAAATCTGCCTTCCGTAGCTGCAAATACACCTTTATCAGCCAGTGCGTCCAGTGTGGTACCTGTGAATGCTGTCCTGAATGTAACCTCACCTACTAACCGTACTTCCGTAACTAACCAGAATGTGACAAACTCTACTTCCTCCATACCAGCTCTCAGTGCAACTACTGCATCTGCTAATGGCACGACGGTGCCGTCGAAGATGCCGAATGCCACAAAGCAGATGGTGGCCGGCTTGCGATCTGAGCTTTGTGAGGTGCTTTCCATTCTGCTGCTGAGCATCGATCGGGCCAAGTGGGATGCTGCAGAGCAGGATGTTATCAAAGGTGAAGAGTTGAGGGCTCTGCAATCTCTGGAGAATAAAAAAAAGTCAGTCACCCCAAATCAGCTAAACCCTCCAAAACAATCGACCATCCCAAAGAACCCGAGTCATGTGCAAAGCAGTGCAAAAAGCTGTAAGCTGATACAGCCACAGCTAACTGTTCTTGTTGCTATTCTGACTCTACTGGCCCCCTCTCTTGTGTAA